A single genomic interval of Pomacea canaliculata isolate SZHN2017 linkage group LG5, ASM307304v1, whole genome shotgun sequence harbors:
- the LOC112565115 gene encoding cadherin EGF LAG seven-pass G-type receptor 1-like: protein MLNLTVSLMEEGVEVDGFGKLRICRDTFVEILAASNSDRSYVPHFVKDRRVPLVHNLQNYISLVCVSVSLLALFITFTTLTLRPDMRSLQGHNALALCASLFLAQSLLQFGARRTEHPGTCVALGMAVHYFWLATALWTTICSFHLHHVVAEHSRGSTRKDCCSRRFLGYSLFAQGVPAVVVSGTAAASILLSDGRQVGYGGATCFLSTSASGAITLAFPVGVVILFNVALFVCTARCEARSASLEGANHPCIVGERKKQKQKTVPWRPSMNLCLWLSLLTGLTWILELLAQGLGSQGLYLLSSMVNGSQGVLVALSYLVTRQMARLYSQAFCSRLAGFITRSILRTPSETGGTVCTVSSADGPCYIVCTPYLMQRHDEQGLI, encoded by the coding sequence ATGCTGAACCTAACTGTGAGCCTGAtggaggaaggtgtggaggtgGACGGCTTCGGCAAGTTGCGGATATGCAGGGACACTTTTGTGGAAATCCTCGCAGCCAGCAACAGCGACAGAAGCTATGTCCCGCACTTTGTCAAGGATAGACGAGTGCCGCTGGTTCACAACCTGCAGAACTACATCTCGTTGGTCTGCGTGTCGGTCTCGTTGTTGGCCTTGTTTATCACGTTCACTACCTTGACCCTGAGGCCGGACATGCGCAGTCTGCAAGGTCACAACGCCTTAGCCTTGTGTGCCAGCCTCTTTCTGGCTCAAAGCCTGCTGCAGTTCGGCGCACGCCGCACGGAACATCCTGGCACCTGCGTGGCGCTGGGCATGGCCGTGCACTACTTCTGGCTCGCCACCGCCCTGTGGACGACTATTTGCTCTTTCCACTTGCATCACGTGGTCGCGGAACATTCCCGAGGCTCGACTAGGAAGGATTGCTGCAGCAGAAGATTCCTCGGCTACAGCCTCTTCGCCCAGGGAGTTCCTGCGGTCGTGGTGTCCGGAACGGCAGCGGCGTCAATCTTGCTGTCGGACGGGCGTCAGGTGGGTTATGGGGGCGCCACCTGCTTCTTGTCCACGTCAGCTTCAGGGGCCATCACGCTTGCGTTTCCGGTCGGAGTTGTCATTCTTTTCAACGTGGCGCTCTTTGTTTGCACTGCTCGTTGCGAAGCAAGATCGGCAAGCCTCGAAGGTGCAAATCATCCCTGCATTGTaggtgagagaaagaaacagaagcagaagacagTACCATGGCGCCCGAGCATGAATCTATGTTTGTGGCTGTCTCTGCTGACTGGACTTACCTGGATTCTAGAGCTACTGGCGCAGGGTCTTGGCTCACAAGGGTTGTACCTCCTGTCCTCCATGGTCAACGGTTCGCAAGGCGTCCTCGTGGCATTATCTTACCTTGTCACTCGCCAGATGGCGCGGCTTTACTCCCAGGCCTTCTGCTCTCGCTTGGCAGGGTTCATCACCAGATCCATCCTGAGAACCCCCAGTGAAACCGGTGGCACAGTGTGCACAGTTTCCTCTGCTGATGGTCCCTGCTACATAGTGTGCACCCCCTATTTGATGCAGAGACATGATGAGCAGGGTTTaatctaa